From Borrelia sp. RT5S, the proteins below share one genomic window:
- a CDS encoding pitrilysin family protein, which translates to MKYRDVSKMFKFIVLILVFLLLSCAPTKLRTDKNLVSGQLENGFRYYVYANKTPEKAVYMGILFNVGSLHEEEHERGLAHYLEHMAFKGTEDYPGGEGILKVLKKFGMAFGADINAYTTFDKTYYSLDLPDGNNEEEVDEALNVLKNWASQMELDEVEIEKERNIIIEEKKRGERYPNRIIEKIFKFILGGSKYVDRFPIGLEDRILSFKSGDFKEFYKKWYRPELTSVIIVGDIEPNRIEKKIKEKFSSFKKPEGEIGKIKINLDTVMNEKFASIEDFEKPFPGMAFIKKDNYDISPTSSYIKKKVEQALLNNLFANRFAELKTSGINYFMSFDKQASPLRSDDKYILIDQISVDLNPEYLKEGIEEFFYQFERIKKFGFTQGEVDKVKSQLVSSYKLNKDNIEKRNSSTIVDVLVEVASGGTDLLDMHEYYDIAVDHLDKISLSTITGFAKNEAYVSDSAIIYSYSNKSHLGLTLEEIQGIQKLALGREIAPYEDVSIQGKFLKEDLESRDIIDEKEFFGGVSSFTLDNGVEVYFKHNEHKKNVVALQASSWGGLSNEDSDLIPVLDLAPSLVANSGYGDYSQLQVEKYLADKVVSLSPAINFQKTSISGSSEVKNLKTLFELIYFTFQEPKIDDIVLQNTINDIRAVIKSNENNSKYLFRRAVRGFYSNDDYRHRDIRESDLNNMTKEILLNFYKKRFTYANNFKFVFVGDVDLDTIKTLSRKYLGNLNSKKMDEFKDLDYSYKKDSDRIVIKKGEDSSSVVHVFYPFEFNYTPGNVLNYEALTSLLTDGLIKHIRRDMSSVYSINAYFDYSIRKYKHSDGFVVVNFTVEPRVLDDVLKSVNEYMLERQKTDYTEEDFDYVKKNIIKEEEIKFQSNLHWCSSILDLVLRTGTFEDTMSATFIENNLNRDTINSLLKKINFEQKTEIVLVPEKE; encoded by the coding sequence ATGAAGTATCGAGATGTCAGTAAAATGTTTAAGTTTATCGTTTTAATTTTAGTATTTCTTCTTTTGTCTTGTGCTCCTACTAAGTTAAGAACGGACAAAAATTTAGTAAGTGGTCAACTTGAGAATGGATTTAGGTATTATGTTTATGCTAATAAAACGCCGGAGAAGGCTGTTTATATGGGAATTTTATTTAATGTTGGCTCTTTGCATGAAGAAGAACATGAGAGAGGTTTGGCTCATTATCTTGAGCATATGGCTTTTAAGGGAACAGAAGATTATCCGGGTGGCGAGGGTATTTTGAAGGTTCTTAAAAAGTTTGGGATGGCATTTGGAGCGGATATTAATGCATATACTACCTTTGATAAGACTTATTATAGCCTTGATTTGCCCGATGGTAATAATGAAGAAGAAGTTGATGAGGCTTTAAATGTGTTGAAAAACTGGGCATCACAGATGGAATTGGATGAAGTAGAAATAGAGAAAGAGCGTAATATTATTATTGAAGAGAAGAAACGTGGAGAGCGTTATCCCAACAGAATTATTGAAAAAATATTTAAATTCATTCTTGGTGGTAGCAAATATGTGGACAGGTTTCCTATTGGACTTGAGGATAGAATTTTATCTTTTAAGTCGGGGGATTTTAAGGAATTTTATAAAAAATGGTACAGACCGGAACTTACTAGTGTTATTATCGTGGGAGACATTGAGCCTAATAGAATTGAGAAAAAAATAAAAGAAAAATTTTCGTCTTTTAAAAAACCTGAGGGTGAAATAGGAAAGATTAAGATAAATCTGGATACGGTAATGAATGAAAAATTTGCTAGCATAGAAGATTTTGAAAAACCGTTCCCTGGCATGGCTTTTATTAAAAAAGATAACTACGACATATCGCCTACGTCTAGTTACATTAAAAAAAAGGTTGAACAAGCCTTGTTGAATAATCTTTTTGCAAACAGGTTTGCCGAGTTGAAGACTTCTGGAATTAATTATTTTATGTCTTTTGATAAACAGGCTTCTCCATTAAGGTCGGACGATAAGTATATTCTAATTGATCAAATTTCTGTTGATTTAAATCCAGAATATTTAAAAGAAGGTATTGAAGAGTTTTTTTATCAGTTTGAGAGGATAAAGAAATTTGGATTTACGCAGGGGGAAGTGGATAAGGTGAAATCTCAACTTGTGAGTTCTTATAAGCTTAATAAAGATAACATAGAGAAGAGAAATTCATCTACTATTGTGGATGTTTTAGTAGAAGTTGCATCAGGAGGTACTGATCTGCTTGATATGCATGAGTATTATGATATTGCTGTTGATCATCTAGATAAGATTAGTCTATCTACAATAACGGGTTTTGCTAAGAATGAAGCTTATGTAAGTGATAGTGCTATCATTTATTCTTATTCCAATAAATCTCATCTTGGTTTGACTCTTGAAGAAATCCAGGGAATTCAAAAGCTTGCATTAGGAAGAGAGATTGCTCCTTATGAAGATGTATCAATTCAGGGAAAATTTTTGAAGGAGGATTTGGAGAGTAGAGATATTATTGATGAGAAAGAATTTTTTGGAGGAGTTTCATCCTTTACTCTTGATAATGGGGTTGAAGTTTACTTTAAACACAATGAGCATAAGAAGAATGTAGTTGCTCTTCAAGCAAGTTCTTGGGGTGGTTTGTCAAATGAGGATTCTGACCTTATACCTGTTTTGGATTTAGCACCGAGTTTAGTTGCAAATTCAGGGTATGGGGATTATTCTCAACTTCAAGTTGAAAAGTATTTAGCAGATAAGGTTGTAAGTTTAAGTCCAGCAATTAATTTTCAAAAGACAAGCATTAGTGGTAGTTCTGAGGTTAAAAACCTTAAAACTCTTTTTGAGCTTATATATTTTACATTTCAAGAACCAAAGATAGATGATATTGTTTTACAAAATACTATTAACGATATAAGGGCCGTCATTAAAAGCAATGAGAATAATTCTAAGTATCTGTTTAGACGAGCTGTTAGGGGGTTTTATAGTAATGATGATTATCGCCATAGAGATATTAGGGAATCTGATTTGAATAACATGACAAAAGAGATCCTTTTGAATTTTTATAAAAAGAGATTTACTTACGCAAATAACTTTAAATTTGTGTTTGTGGGGGATGTGGATTTAGATACGATTAAGACTCTTTCAAGGAAGTATTTAGGTAATCTTAACTCTAAAAAAATGGATGAGTTTAAAGATTTAGACTATTCTTACAAGAAGGATTCGGACAGAATAGTTATAAAAAAAGGTGAGGATTCAAGTAGTGTCGTGCATGTTTTCTATCCCTTTGAATTTAACTATACACCTGGGAATGTGTTAAACTACGAGGCGTTAACTTCGCTTCTAACAGATGGTCTTATTAAGCATATCAGAAGGGATATGTCTAGTGTTTATTCAATAAATGCATATTTTGACTATTCTATTAGAAAATATAAACATTCGGATGGTTTTGTGGTTGTAAATTTTACAGTAGAGCCTAGGGTACTTGATGATGTTTTAAAATCTGTTAATGAGTATATGTTAGAGAGACAAAAGACAGATTACACGGAAGAAGATTTTGATTATGTTAAAAAAAATATTATCAAAGAAGAAGAAATCAAATTTCAATCTAATTTGCATTGGTGTTCGTCTATATTAGATTTGGTTCTCCGGACAGGGACATTTGAAGATACTATGAGTGCTACATTTATTGAAAATAATTTAAATAGAGATACCATAAATTCATTGTTGAAGAAAATTAATTTTGAGCAGAAGACAGAAATTGTTTTGGTACCAGAGAAAGAATAA
- a CDS encoding tetratricopeptide repeat protein, with the protein MIGKMFYLKMILLIFSYSGFLVAQNREDSLLLYREGRFQEAIINTQEELNRNPTNLDARVILVWSLIGAGEYKRAELESVKGLAIKRYDSRIIQALGESYFFQKQYKNALKYFQEYIGLDPNGARIMKVYNLMADSFYKLERYNESDFSYENALRFLPNNQNLLLKLSKARISSKNKILARKTLTTLLNLNPNHLEAKKLLEDIESSNNS; encoded by the coding sequence ATGATAGGGAAAATGTTTTACTTAAAGATGATCTTACTTATCTTTTCATATTCGGGTTTTTTGGTTGCACAGAATAGGGAGGATTCGCTTTTATTGTACAGAGAAGGCAGGTTTCAAGAGGCTATTATAAATACTCAAGAAGAATTAAATCGGAACCCAACCAATTTGGATGCAAGGGTAATACTTGTGTGGAGTCTAATAGGAGCAGGTGAATACAAGAGAGCCGAACTGGAATCTGTTAAAGGGCTTGCAATAAAAAGATATGATTCAAGGATAATTCAAGCGTTGGGAGAGTCTTATTTTTTCCAAAAGCAATACAAAAACGCACTCAAATATTTTCAAGAATACATTGGCCTTGATCCAAATGGAGCAAGAATAATGAAGGTATACAACTTAATGGCAGATTCTTTCTACAAACTTGAAAGATACAATGAATCCGATTTTTCATATGAGAACGCTCTAAGATTCTTGCCAAATAACCAAAATTTGCTGTTAAAACTTTCAAAGGCAAGAATTAGCTCAAAAAACAAAATTTTAGCAAGAAAAACTCTGACAACATTGCTAAACTTAAACCCCAATCACTTAGAAGCAAAAAAGTTGCTAGAAGATATTGAAAGTAGTAATAATTCTTGA
- a CDS encoding polymer-forming cytoskeletal protein has protein sequence MGVDSLEFEESNTQNVIRGNFEFEGYIESNKPIIVEGLLKGFIKSTSSVYLREKANVEAEIKCNNFLTHGTMKGSVEALDAIKIYKTGKLIGNIKTKELFIDSGAIFEGNCVMEVE, from the coding sequence ATGGGCGTAGACAGTCTAGAATTTGAGGAAAGTAATACTCAGAATGTAATAAGGGGTAATTTCGAATTTGAGGGGTACATAGAAAGTAATAAGCCAATAATAGTTGAAGGCTTACTTAAGGGCTTCATAAAATCTACAAGTTCAGTGTATTTAAGAGAAAAAGCTAATGTGGAAGCGGAAATTAAATGCAACAATTTCCTAACTCATGGAACAATGAAAGGCAGTGTTGAAGCCTTAGATGCTATAAAAATTTACAAAACTGGAAAATTAATTGGCAATATAAAAACTAAAGAACTTTTCATAGATTCAGGAGCAATATTTGAAGGGAATTGTGTAATGGAGGTCGAATGA
- a CDS encoding Bax inhibitor-1/YccA family protein, with product MFELTQDKQEIRIKNKFLAQVFGLMAIGLLISAVFAYTTSENMVMRSIIFSNPMSFMAIILVQFGLVYAISGAIEKISSSTATALFLGYSALTGVTLSSVFLIYTQGSVFYTFGITSLTFLAMSFYGYTTSTDLTKMGSYFVMGLWGIIIASVFNIFFRSSGLNFLISIMGVILFTGLTAYDVQNISKMNRMLEDGTELKNRMVVVASLKLYLDFINLFLYLLRFLGQRRD from the coding sequence ATGTTTGAATTAACTCAAGATAAACAGGAGATAAGAATAAAAAACAAGTTCTTAGCTCAGGTTTTTGGACTAATGGCGATTGGTCTTCTAATATCTGCTGTGTTCGCCTACACAACATCTGAGAATATGGTTATGCGGTCCATAATCTTCTCAAACCCGATGTCATTTATGGCAATAATACTCGTGCAGTTTGGGCTTGTTTACGCAATAAGCGGTGCAATTGAGAAAATATCAAGTAGTACAGCAACGGCTCTTTTTTTAGGGTACTCAGCGTTAACGGGTGTAACACTATCCTCTGTTTTCCTAATATACACCCAAGGTTCTGTTTTTTATACCTTCGGAATTACTTCTCTAACCTTCCTTGCAATGTCCTTTTACGGATACACGACTAGTACAGACCTTACTAAAATGGGAAGTTACTTTGTTATGGGGCTGTGGGGTATTATTATCGCTTCTGTTTTCAACATTTTCTTCAGAAGCTCGGGGCTTAATTTTTTAATCTCAATAATGGGAGTAATATTGTTCACGGGTTTAACAGCTTATGATGTTCAAAATATCTCTAAGATGAACAGAATGTTAGAGGATGGGACTGAACTTAAGAATAGGATGGTAGTTGTAGCTTCCTTGAAGCTCTATCTAGATTTCATAAACTTATTCCTATATCTGCTAAGGTTTTTAGGGCAAAGAAGAGACTGA
- the fusA gene encoding elongation factor G, translating into MDYKKLRNIGISAHIDSGKTTLTERILFYCNKIHAIHEVKGKDGVGATMDSMELERERGITIASAATHVEWKGHPINIIDTPGHVDFTIEVERSLRVLDGAILVLDSVAGVQSQSITVDRQLKRYNVPRLAFVNKCDKTGANPHNVKDQLREKLDLNSVLMQIPIGLEDKHLGVVDLILMKAYYFEGKDGTEIIEKEIPAELLNEAKEKREIMLDALADFSDELMELHMEGKGVSEAVICDAIRAGTLALKLCPVFMGSAYKNKGVQLLLDAVTKFLPSPHDIKNVALDINDNEKEVNLKTDDSLSTVALAFKLEDGQYGQLTYVRIYQGILKKGQELINSRTSRKFKVGRLIRMHADNTEDIEFGCSGDIVALFGIECASGDTFCDPSINYSMTSMYIPAPVISLSVKPRDKKSADNMAKALGRFTKEDPTFKTYVDPESSETIIQGMGELHLEVYIERMKREFKAEVDTGMPQVAYRETITERAEFDYTHKKQSGGAGQFGRVAGFMEPLDTEEQTYEFVNLIKGGVIPTEYIPSCDKGFQKAMEKGTLIGFPIVGIKVTINDGQYHIVDSSDIAFQLAALGAFREAYNRARPTILEPIMRVTLEGPTEFQGNMFGLLNQRRGIILGSLEEGSFSKVEAEVPLSEMFGFSTVLRSSTQGKAEFSMEFLRYGKVPSSVFDELCRKFNEGNK; encoded by the coding sequence ATGGACTATAAAAAACTGCGAAACATAGGTATCAGTGCTCACATTGATTCAGGAAAGACTACACTTACAGAACGTATTCTTTTTTATTGTAACAAAATCCACGCTATTCATGAAGTTAAAGGAAAGGATGGAGTTGGAGCAACAATGGATTCGATGGAACTTGAAAGAGAAAGAGGAATTACAATAGCATCGGCTGCAACTCACGTTGAATGGAAAGGACATCCGATAAACATCATTGATACTCCGGGTCACGTTGATTTTACTATTGAAGTTGAACGTTCCCTTAGGGTTTTGGATGGAGCTATACTGGTCCTTGACTCTGTAGCAGGCGTTCAGTCTCAATCGATTACGGTTGACAGACAGTTGAAGAGATACAATGTGCCACGTCTTGCATTTGTAAATAAATGCGATAAGACTGGGGCAAATCCTCATAATGTAAAAGATCAACTCAGAGAAAAGCTTGACCTAAACTCTGTTTTAATGCAAATTCCTATTGGACTTGAAGATAAGCATCTTGGGGTTGTAGATCTCATACTGATGAAGGCTTACTACTTTGAAGGAAAAGATGGAACGGAAATCATAGAAAAGGAGATTCCTGCTGAACTGTTAAATGAGGCAAAAGAAAAACGAGAAATAATGCTTGATGCTTTGGCTGACTTTAGCGACGAGCTCATGGAACTTCATATGGAAGGAAAAGGTGTTAGTGAGGCGGTGATATGCGACGCTATTAGAGCTGGTACTTTGGCTTTAAAGCTATGTCCTGTATTTATGGGTTCCGCTTACAAGAACAAGGGAGTTCAACTTTTACTTGACGCTGTAACTAAGTTTTTGCCTTCTCCACATGATATTAAGAATGTGGCGCTTGACATAAACGATAATGAAAAAGAAGTTAATCTTAAAACGGACGATAGCTTGTCCACTGTGGCTCTTGCATTCAAGTTAGAAGATGGTCAGTATGGACAATTGACTTATGTCAGAATATACCAAGGAATTTTAAAAAAGGGACAAGAACTTATTAACTCAAGAACTTCTAGGAAGTTTAAAGTTGGAAGACTTATTAGAATGCATGCCGATAATACTGAAGATATTGAATTTGGATGTAGCGGGGATATTGTAGCCCTATTTGGAATAGAATGTGCTTCGGGGGATACTTTTTGTGATCCCTCGATTAATTACTCAATGACATCAATGTATATTCCAGCTCCGGTAATATCTCTTTCTGTTAAGCCTAGGGATAAGAAATCAGCCGATAACATGGCCAAGGCTCTTGGAAGGTTTACTAAAGAGGATCCTACGTTTAAGACCTATGTGGACCCCGAGTCAAGTGAAACGATAATACAGGGAATGGGAGAGTTGCATTTAGAGGTCTACATTGAGAGGATGAAGAGAGAATTTAAAGCAGAGGTTGATACGGGAATGCCTCAGGTCGCATACAGAGAAACTATCACGGAAAGGGCAGAGTTTGATTATACACACAAGAAGCAGTCAGGAGGAGCAGGTCAATTTGGAAGAGTAGCTGGGTTTATGGAACCGCTTGACACAGAGGAACAGACTTACGAATTTGTAAACCTCATAAAGGGTGGAGTAATTCCAACGGAATATATTCCATCATGTGATAAGGGATTCCAAAAAGCTATGGAAAAGGGTACCTTAATCGGTTTCCCGATTGTAGGCATTAAGGTTACAATTAACGATGGGCAATACCACATTGTAGACTCATCTGATATTGCGTTCCAGCTCGCAGCGCTTGGGGCCTTCAGAGAAGCTTATAATAGAGCAAGACCTACTATACTTGAACCGATAATGAGAGTAACTCTTGAGGGCCCAACAGAATTTCAGGGCAACATGTTTGGGCTTCTAAATCAAAGAAGAGGTATAATCTTGGGATCTCTTGAAGAGGGGAGTTTTTCAAAAGTTGAAGCTGAGGTACCTTTAAGCGAAATGTTTGGATTCTCCACTGTTTTAAGATCATCTACACAAGGAAAAGCTGAGTTTTCAATGGAATTTTTAAGATATGGTAAAGTTCCAAGCTCGGTATTTGATGAATTATGTAGGAAATTTAATGAAGGAAACAAATAA
- a CDS encoding KTSC domain-containing protein, translating to MNTLTISHELSKISQVDYDSALSELSVFFKDGRAYKYFKIEPRHFSVISKLVQERKSVGKYLTEHIFNKYDQEKL from the coding sequence TTGAATACTTTAACAATATCTCATGAGTTGAGCAAAATAAGTCAGGTCGATTACGATTCCGCCTTGTCGGAGCTTTCGGTGTTTTTCAAAGATGGTAGGGCTTATAAGTATTTTAAGATTGAGCCAAGGCATTTTAGTGTAATATCTAAACTTGTTCAAGAGAGAAAATCGGTTGGCAAGTACTTAACGGAACATATTTTCAACAAATATGATCAAGAAAAGCTTTAA
- a CDS encoding M48 family metallopeptidase: MYKVFFFFPLCLVLSCSTLSREYQAISDEYYKLAKLNEELGNNQASVSLYERSIKFNLNLNNASSYNFVLAYINLKKYDEAESSLASLLESDPDNILLINLKAYLFLRKNSLDESLKFYLKTLESAPANKEALFNVFYIYHLRNDKENTKKYILKYRELNYPVPSSASDIVSSILEN; the protein is encoded by the coding sequence ATGTATAAGGTGTTCTTTTTTTTTCCTCTTTGTTTAGTGTTATCATGCAGTACTCTTTCTAGAGAATATCAGGCCATCTCAGATGAGTACTATAAACTTGCCAAATTGAATGAGGAGCTTGGGAACAATCAAGCATCTGTATCACTTTATGAGAGGTCTATTAAATTTAATTTAAATTTAAATAATGCATCTAGCTATAATTTTGTTTTAGCTTATATAAATTTAAAAAAATATGATGAGGCTGAGTCTAGCCTTGCGTCTTTATTGGAGAGTGATCCTGACAATATTTTATTGATCAATTTAAAAGCTTACTTGTTTTTAAGGAAGAATAGTTTGGATGAGTCTTTAAAATTTTATTTAAAGACTCTAGAAAGTGCTCCTGCTAATAAGGAAGCGTTGTTTAATGTCTTCTACATCTATCATTTAAGAAATGATAAGGAAAATACAAAAAAATACATATTAAAGTATAGAGAATTAAATTATCCTGTCCCTTCCAGTGCAAGTGATATAGTCTCTTCCATCTTAGAGAATTGA